One Silene latifolia isolate original U9 population chromosome 4, ASM4854445v1, whole genome shotgun sequence DNA segment encodes these proteins:
- the LOC141650999 gene encoding uncharacterized protein LOC141650999 produces MTKSGSQTHDVSASSKPGLHPVYTVTNIQNKICVLDGTKVTYASWVRLFKLHARGYKVLSHIDGTPAPAETDESYDSWCEVDAHVLQWIYGTLSDELLPRVLEDESTARAAWLRVENIFNNNKGARAAALENEFNNLRFGSMPSLDAYCQRLRELAGMLKDVDAPVSDRRLVIQLVRGLPSEYDTVASYINQTTPNFETARSMLELELHRTSGRDEPATALAAPATPTVEPWVDTTPKATQPRPPNNNSHRYSDWENDTAE; encoded by the exons ATGACCAAATCTGGCTCCCAAACCCATGATGTTTCGGCATCCTCTAAACCCGGCCTGCATCCGGTCTATACCgtaaccaatatccaaaataaaaTCTGTGTCCTTGACGGCACCAAGGTCACTTACGCATCGTGGGTTCGCCTTTTTAAACTCCACGCCCGAGGGTACAAGGTGCTGTCCCACATCGATGGCACCCCGGCCCCCGCTGAAACTGACGAGTCCTACGACTCGTGGTGTGAAGTCGATGCGCACGTTTTGCAATGGATTTACGGTACATTAAGCGACGAACTCCTCCCTCGAGTGCTTGAAGATGAATCGACGGCCCGCGCAGCATGGTTACGGGTTGAAAAcatcttcaacaacaacaaagggGCTCGCGCTGCCGCTCTCGAGAATGAATTTAATAATCTTCGTTTCGGGTCTATGCCCTCGTTGGATGCCTATTGTCAACGCCTTCGCGAGCTTGCCGGGATGCTCAAAGACGTTGATGCTCCTGTCTCCGACCGCCGCCTCGTCATACAACTGGTACGTGGCCTTCCAAGTGAGTATGATACTGTTGCCTCTTACATTAATCAAACTACTCCTAATTTCGAAACAGCCCGTAGTATGCTTGAGTTAGAATTACACCGTACCTCAGGCCGTGATGAGCCTGCTACAGCTCTTGCTGCCCCTGCCACCCCTACTGTTGAACCCTGGGTCGACACCACCCCAAAGGCCACCCAACCTCGTCCACCCAACAACAACAGCCACA GATATTCCGACTGGGAAAATGATACTGCGGAGTGA